A window of the Candidatus Liberibacter solanacearum CLso-ZC1 genome harbors these coding sequences:
- a CDS encoding integration host factor subunit alpha — translation MNKTITRSDLAKSISKNFGLSRKDSTFFVTTVFNEICDSAARGEAIKISSFATFRVRKKGPRVGRNLQTNQEVMIGSRRVMVFKASDVLKKRIMDELDNLECKEEDLVQQ, via the coding sequence ATGAACAAAACTATAACCCGGTCAGATTTGGCCAAATCTATTTCAAAAAATTTTGGTCTTTCTAGAAAGGATTCTACATTTTTTGTTACGACAGTATTTAATGAAATTTGTGATTCTGCTGCTCGTGGAGAAGCAATAAAAATTTCTTCTTTTGCTACTTTTCGTGTAAGAAAAAAAGGTCCACGGGTTGGTCGTAATTTACAAACTAATCAAGAGGTTATGATTGGATCACGTCGCGTAATGGTTTTTAAGGCGTCTGATGTTCTGAAGAAGAGAATTATGGATGAGCTTGATAACCTTGAATGTAAAGAAGAAGATCTTGTTCAACAATGA
- a CDS encoding tyrosine-type recombinase/integrase: protein MEATQYTGEVFLTSPSGKKYANEESFGSWFKNQCKKADLPNQCTAHGLRKAGATIMANAGVRSHELMAMYGWSKLSMAEVYTKEADKKKNVIKRY from the coding sequence ATTGAAGCCACACAGTACACAGGAGAAGTATTCTTAACATCCCCATCAGGTAAAAAGTACGCAAACGAGGAGTCGTTCGGATCATGGTTTAAAAATCAATGCAAAAAAGCAGATTTGCCTAACCAGTGTACAGCACACGGATTAAGAAAAGCGGGGGCAACGATTATGGCGAATGCAGGTGTACGTTCTCATGAATTAATGGCGATGTACGGATGGTCAAAACTCAGTATGGCTGAAGTATACACGAAAGAAGCTGACAAGAAAAAAAATGTCATCAAACGCTATTAA
- a CDS encoding ribonucleoside-diphosphate reductase subunit alpha, with protein sequence MKLHPPSEDENTLKKEDSFSWLTYPFPEKVKGIKVIRRNGKTTPFDPSKISWAIMKAFIAVEGKSASSSSRVRNIVNVLTEETVLKLLHEYSSNLIIHIEAIQDQVEASLMRNDHHKVAREYVLYREERSGIRTAKAHSKSDTPHLKIRMDDDTFVPLDSKRLKMIIEESCAGLQDVSLELILSETIKNMYDGMSEVELELALVFASRALIEREPNYAKVTTRLLLDKLRREVLTAIYKTPKKATHQEMSNLYKNYFLQYIEEGIKAHLLAESMKEFDLSYLANALKPDRDLMFEYLGLQTLYDRYFLHVDGSRFEMPQAFFMRVAMGIALKEPEKEKRAVEFYNLISSFHFMCSTPTLFNAGTRHPQLSSCFLTTVPDDLGDIFEAIKDNALLAKYSGGLGNDWTSVRGLGSHIQGTNGKSQGVIPFLKVANDTAVAVNQGGKRKGAVCAYLETWHIDIEEFLNLRKNTGDDRRRTHDMNTANWVPDLFMKRVEKNEQWTLFSPDEVGDLHHLYGHDFEKAYSNYEKKAERGEIKLFRKIAAVSLWRKMLTMVFETGHPWITFKDPCNIRSPQQHVGNVLCSNLCTEITLNISKDEVAVCNLGSINLAAHLTENGLDYDKLANTIHTAVRMLDNVIDVNRYAIKKAENSNRKHRPIGLGLMGFQSALHALRIPYESVEAVDFADQSMEFISFHAISASTNLAEERGPYSTFKGSLWSKGILPIDSLQLLEEVRDKCEIDKSSRLGWDVLRERVKSVGMRNSNCMAIAPTATISNICGVSQSIEPSYQNLFVKSNMSGDFTIVNSCLVNDLKARGLWDEVMISDLKHYDGSIGNIERIPEDLKKLHATAFEIDPIWLIKAASRRQKWIDQAQSLNLYLSDPSGKKLDFIYRQSWLMGLKTTYYLRSRSATHVEKSTLKEVDGKLNSVPIMDHNSSELLSTPQSSCDSGVECEVCQ encoded by the coding sequence ATGAAACTTCATCCCCCCTCTGAAGACGAGAATACATTGAAAAAAGAGGATTCATTTTCCTGGTTGACTTATCCATTTCCTGAAAAGGTTAAAGGGATTAAAGTTATTCGACGAAATGGAAAAACCACTCCCTTTGATCCTTCAAAAATAAGCTGGGCAATTATGAAAGCATTTATAGCTGTTGAAGGAAAAAGTGCATCTAGCTCGAGTCGAGTCCGAAATATTGTTAACGTTTTGACCGAGGAAACTGTCTTAAAATTATTACACGAGTATAGTTCTAATCTTATAATACACATTGAAGCTATCCAGGATCAGGTCGAAGCATCGTTAATGCGTAACGACCATCATAAGGTCGCTAGAGAATATGTTCTGTATCGTGAAGAGCGATCTGGTATCCGTACCGCAAAAGCACATTCAAAAAGCGATACACCTCATTTAAAAATAAGAATGGATGATGATACCTTCGTTCCTTTGGATTCTAAAAGATTAAAAATGATTATCGAAGAATCCTGTGCGGGCTTGCAAGACGTTTCGCTGGAGCTCATTCTAAGTGAGACGATTAAAAATATGTACGATGGTATGAGTGAAGTAGAGCTAGAACTAGCCTTGGTTTTCGCCTCCCGCGCTCTTATTGAAAGAGAGCCAAACTACGCAAAAGTTACCACACGTTTACTCTTAGATAAATTACGTCGTGAAGTCTTAACTGCCATCTATAAAACTCCTAAAAAAGCTACCCACCAAGAAATGAGCAATCTGTATAAAAATTACTTTCTTCAGTATATTGAAGAGGGAATTAAAGCTCATTTGCTTGCTGAATCTATGAAAGAATTTGATCTTTCTTATTTGGCAAATGCCTTAAAACCTGATCGTGACCTCATGTTTGAATACCTCGGATTACAAACACTCTACGATCGTTATTTTCTTCATGTGGATGGATCTCGCTTTGAAATGCCCCAAGCATTTTTTATGCGTGTCGCAATGGGGATTGCTTTAAAAGAGCCTGAAAAAGAAAAAAGAGCTGTTGAATTTTATAATCTGATTTCTTCCTTTCATTTTATGTGTTCCACTCCAACACTTTTTAATGCAGGAACACGCCATCCTCAACTTTCTTCTTGTTTCCTTACAACTGTTCCCGATGATTTAGGCGATATCTTTGAAGCAATAAAAGATAATGCTCTTCTTGCTAAGTATTCAGGCGGACTTGGTAACGACTGGACATCCGTACGTGGTCTTGGATCACATATTCAAGGAACAAATGGAAAAAGCCAAGGTGTAATCCCCTTTCTCAAGGTTGCAAATGATACTGCTGTTGCAGTTAATCAGGGGGGAAAACGTAAAGGAGCAGTCTGTGCTTATCTAGAAACTTGGCATATTGATATTGAAGAATTTTTAAATCTCAGAAAAAATACAGGTGATGATCGTAGACGTACCCACGATATGAATACTGCCAATTGGGTCCCTGATCTTTTTATGAAAAGAGTTGAAAAAAATGAGCAATGGACTTTATTCTCTCCTGATGAAGTAGGCGATCTTCATCATCTATACGGACATGATTTCGAAAAAGCTTATAGCAACTACGAAAAGAAAGCAGAGCGAGGAGAAATAAAACTATTCCGTAAAATTGCAGCTGTTAGTTTATGGCGTAAAATGCTGACTATGGTGTTTGAAACAGGGCATCCTTGGATAACCTTTAAAGACCCTTGCAATATTCGTTCTCCTCAGCAACACGTTGGTAACGTACTTTGTTCTAATCTCTGCACAGAAATTACGCTAAATATTTCAAAAGATGAAGTGGCCGTCTGCAATCTCGGATCAATTAACCTTGCTGCTCATCTTACTGAAAATGGACTGGATTACGATAAGTTAGCTAATACTATTCATACAGCTGTGCGCATGCTTGATAACGTTATTGATGTCAATCGATATGCAATTAAGAAAGCAGAAAATTCTAATCGCAAGCATCGCCCTATAGGACTCGGTTTAATGGGTTTTCAGAGTGCGTTACATGCATTACGCATTCCTTATGAAAGTGTTGAGGCTGTTGATTTTGCTGATCAAAGTATGGAGTTTATTTCTTTTCATGCAATATCTGCCTCTACCAATCTTGCAGAAGAACGAGGCCCCTATTCTACCTTTAAAGGTTCTCTATGGTCAAAAGGAATTTTACCTATCGATTCCCTCCAATTATTAGAAGAGGTCCGTGATAAATGTGAAATAGATAAATCTTCACGATTGGGGTGGGATGTTCTCCGAGAAAGGGTAAAATCTGTTGGTATGAGAAATTCCAATTGTATGGCAATTGCACCTACTGCAACAATATCTAATATTTGTGGAGTATCTCAGTCAATTGAACCCTCCTATCAAAATCTTTTTGTTAAGTCCAATATGTCGGGTGATTTTACTATTGTAAATTCTTGTCTCGTCAATGATTTGAAAGCAAGGGGACTTTGGGATGAGGTAATGATTTCTGATTTAAAACATTACGATGGAAGTATTGGAAATATAGAGCGTATCCCCGAAGATCTTAAAAAACTGCATGCCACTGCCTTTGAGATTGATCCAATATGGTTGATTAAAGCGGCTTCACGAAGACAAAAATGGATTGACCAAGCACAATCATTGAATTTGTATTTATCTGATCCAAGTGGGAAAAAGCTTGATTTTATTTATCGTCAATCTTGGCTAATGGGTTTAAAAACTACTTATTATTTACGGTCACGATCAGCTACCCATGTTGAAAAATCTACTCTAAAAGAAGTAGATGGCAAATTGAATTCTGTTCCTATTATGGATCATAATTCTAGTGAACTTTTATCTACCCCTCAATCATCCTGTGATTCGGGAGTGGAATGTGAAGTCTGTCAATAA
- a CDS encoding YceD family protein yields the protein MAKTDGKNFSYCVSIQSVPINMKIEANRLDCQKLAEEWDVLSVDNLCADVKLFSWKKGGIRLSGKVCATIVQACVITLDPLLLKIEESLGCIFVPSSSKFLYPNGDTSGKKSVVEVRELDILPFSKDGIIDIGAVVADFIAVAIDPYPKKEGILFSDIYDNN from the coding sequence ATGGCGAAGACAGATGGAAAAAATTTTTCATATTGCGTGAGCATTCAGTCCGTTCCGATAAATATGAAAATCGAAGCGAATAGGTTGGATTGTCAAAAATTAGCAGAAGAATGGGATGTGCTCTCAGTCGATAATTTGTGTGCTGATGTCAAACTTTTTAGTTGGAAAAAAGGGGGGATTCGCTTGTCAGGTAAGGTATGTGCAACGATTGTGCAGGCTTGCGTAATCACACTTGATCCCCTTCTATTAAAAATAGAAGAATCTTTAGGGTGTATTTTTGTACCATCTTCGTCAAAGTTCTTGTATCCAAATGGTGATACTTCTGGTAAAAAAAGCGTTGTTGAAGTACGAGAGCTTGATATTCTACCCTTTTCAAAGGATGGAATAATTGATATTGGTGCGGTAGTTGCTGACTTTATAGCGGTGGCAATCGATCCCTATCCCAAAAAAGAAGGTATCCTATTTTCTGATATATATGATAATAACTAA
- a CDS encoding beta-ketoacyl-ACP synthase III produces the protein MIRSVVRGFGSSLPKKVLSNADLESIIDTSDDWIRRRVGISQRHIAGKGETTASLGEAAARDALYQAKMNADDIDLIILATSTPDQTFPATAVNVQNRLGMKKGFAFDIQAVCSGFLYAITTADAYIRSGVVQRVMVIGADTFSRIIDWSDRSTCILFGDGAGSLILEATQVQSSDSDIGILSTYLYSDGSHIEKLHVDGGPSTSGTVGYVRMKGREVFKYAVESAAELIKKVLDSSNLTIADIDWFVPHQANLRIINSISERMNISSDKVIVTVDIHGNTSAASIPLALSVAVKEGRIKKGDCLLLEAMGGGFTSGAVLLRW, from the coding sequence ATGATTCGTTCTGTTGTACGGGGATTTGGCTCATCTCTTCCAAAAAAAGTGTTGTCGAATGCCGATTTAGAGAGTATTATTGATACCTCTGACGATTGGATTAGAAGACGTGTTGGTATTAGTCAGCGTCACATTGCTGGAAAAGGTGAAACAACGGCTTCTCTTGGAGAGGCTGCTGCTCGTGATGCTTTATATCAAGCAAAAATGAATGCAGATGATATTGATTTGATAATTTTAGCTACATCTACTCCAGATCAAACTTTTCCTGCAACTGCTGTGAATGTTCAAAATCGTTTAGGGATGAAAAAAGGTTTTGCATTCGATATTCAGGCTGTTTGCTCTGGATTTCTTTATGCAATTACTACGGCGGATGCTTATATACGTTCGGGAGTTGTACAGCGTGTTATGGTGATTGGAGCTGATACTTTTTCGCGTATTATTGATTGGTCTGATCGTTCTACTTGCATTTTATTTGGTGATGGTGCAGGATCTTTAATCCTTGAGGCAACGCAAGTTCAAAGTTCTGATTCTGATATAGGAATATTGTCGACATATTTATACTCTGATGGTTCACACATTGAGAAATTGCACGTAGATGGTGGTCCCTCTACTTCTGGGACCGTTGGATATGTTCGTATGAAGGGGAGAGAAGTTTTTAAATATGCAGTCGAATCAGCTGCTGAGTTGATAAAAAAAGTTTTAGATTCTTCTAATTTAACAATTGCGGATATTGATTGGTTTGTTCCTCATCAGGCCAATCTGCGTATTATAAATAGCATATCGGAAAGAATGAATATTTCTTCTGATAAGGTAATTGTTACGGTGGATATACATGGCAATACTTCTGCTGCATCTATTCCTCTTGCTTTATCTGTGGCTGTCAAGGAAGGGCGGATTAAAAAAGGGGATTGTCTTTTGTTAGAGGCCATGGGTGGGGGATTTACTTCAGGCGCTGTCTTGTTGCGTTGGTAA
- the plsX gene encoding phosphate acyltransferase PlsX, with protein MSANCIISLDLMGGDLGAKDLIPGASRFLEANPEVRFLMYGDEKVCLPILDSYAKLKQNSSFHHCDVSIAMDERPADALRRGRNVSSMWCAIEAVKKKKATAVVTAGNTGALIAMARLCLSKISGVDRPSLAAFWPTFQGKCIILDVGATIGSTVSHMIQLSILGSVLARSALGIECPSVGLLNVGTEETKGHNVLQESGRLLREEYCGDFKYKGFVEASDISKGLVDVVVTEGFSGNIAIKSAEGAVRHISGVLKKSLNRTLFSRIGCLLIRRALQEVKEGFDPGNFNGGVLLGVDGLVVKGHGSSNAKSIFNVLGIARNMSRNGFIDMVKVDMQRMRDNSLNVTGKTILSDYGRKQKV; from the coding sequence ATGAGTGCTAACTGTATAATTTCTCTTGATCTCATGGGGGGAGATTTAGGAGCAAAGGATCTTATTCCAGGGGCGTCTAGATTTCTTGAAGCTAATCCTGAAGTTCGTTTTTTAATGTATGGAGATGAAAAAGTTTGTTTGCCGATTTTGGATTCTTATGCAAAATTAAAGCAGAATAGCTCGTTTCATCATTGTGACGTCTCTATCGCTATGGATGAGAGGCCGGCGGATGCGTTACGAAGAGGTCGCAATGTATCTAGTATGTGGTGTGCTATAGAAGCTGTAAAGAAAAAAAAAGCAACAGCTGTTGTAACGGCTGGGAATACTGGCGCATTAATTGCTATGGCAAGGTTATGCTTGAGTAAGATAAGTGGTGTTGATCGCCCATCACTTGCGGCATTTTGGCCAACTTTTCAAGGAAAATGCATTATATTAGATGTTGGGGCTACTATCGGCTCTACTGTATCGCATATGATACAGCTTTCAATTTTAGGTAGCGTTCTTGCGCGATCTGCGCTAGGAATAGAATGCCCTTCCGTGGGATTGCTGAATGTTGGGACGGAGGAAACAAAAGGGCATAATGTTCTTCAAGAATCAGGACGTTTATTGCGTGAAGAGTATTGTGGTGATTTTAAATATAAGGGCTTTGTTGAAGCTAGCGATATTTCTAAAGGTTTAGTTGATGTCGTTGTGACAGAAGGCTTTTCTGGAAATATTGCAATTAAATCTGCAGAGGGAGCTGTTCGTCATATTTCGGGAGTTTTGAAAAAGTCTTTAAATCGGACGTTATTTTCTCGAATTGGTTGTCTTTTAATTAGACGTGCTTTGCAAGAGGTAAAAGAAGGATTTGATCCAGGTAATTTTAATGGAGGAGTCCTTCTAGGTGTTGATGGGCTAGTTGTAAAAGGACATGGGAGTAGTAATGCTAAGTCTATATTTAATGTATTAGGGATTGCTCGGAATATGTCTCGGAACGGTTTTATAGATATGGTAAAGGTTGATATGCAGCGAATGCGAGATAATTCGTTGAATGTTACTGGAAAGACCATTTTGTCAGATTATGGAAGAAAGCAAAAAGTATGA
- the bamE gene encoding outer membrane protein assembly factor BamE domain-containing protein: protein MRRVLLLNNFLFKHLFLNKVILIALLLTISMGNLHVSHGEDNSVGGVVLDQALLSLIHRQSSREHVIQTLGSPSFTIFDPHNYGMQSFYYVSQKKKIFPFHFLRPTITNRTVLKIVFGKEGLVSKISIQSLKDRRFNPNQHETTVPITKESDFFDRLLNPDKKPVKLGS from the coding sequence ATGAGAAGAGTGTTGCTCTTAAATAATTTTCTTTTTAAACATCTTTTTCTCAACAAAGTAATATTGATTGCTTTACTCCTAACCATTAGTATGGGCAATCTTCATGTATCTCATGGAGAAGATAATAGCGTTGGTGGCGTCGTCTTAGATCAAGCTCTTCTTTCTCTGATCCACAGGCAATCATCCCGCGAACATGTTATTCAGACTCTTGGATCCCCCTCTTTTACTATTTTTGACCCTCATAACTATGGGATGCAGTCTTTTTATTACGTTTCCCAAAAGAAAAAAATTTTTCCATTCCATTTTTTAAGACCCACGATCACAAATAGAACTGTTTTGAAAATCGTTTTTGGGAAAGAGGGATTGGTTTCCAAGATTTCAATACAAAGCCTGAAAGATAGAAGATTCAATCCGAATCAACATGAGACAACTGTCCCGATAACAAAAGAAAGTGATTTTTTCGATCGCTTACTCAACCCTGACAAGAAACCAGTCAAGCTTGGTTCCTAA